The Theileria equi strain WA chromosome 2 map unlocalized gcontig_1105316255037, whole genome shotgun sequence genomic sequence ATCTTGTATTTGTTTTTGCTAACATTTTCTATATTAAATTCGATAATTTTTGTGATAAAATCCGAATTCTTTATAATCCTCCTAGCATCTTCCCATGAAATATCGTTTGTATGATCACTCAACAACATTGCAATAACTTTTATGGTATATTTTATTATGGATGGAGGATTTGTCATCGATCTAAGTTCATCCAGGCTTTTCTTATTTATGTTTTCAACATCTTTTTTTGCTGATTCCAATAGTGGAAGTACCTCATCTAACTGGGCTTTTATTTCTCTTTTACGTCTATTCAATTCATGCTTCTCATTTTCAAGGATTTTAGAGAGCTCAATAGCACGTTTCTTGCTATCTTCACATGTAGATTGCTTTTCCACTATCAatctcatttttatttCTGCCTCATCACTTTTGCTCTTTAAATGCCGTTTTCTTTTATCCAACAATTTGCCCATATCATTTACAGAAACTTTAGATTCCTTAATCTTTTTTATTCCGGAATCTAAATGCTCAAGtctttttatattttcgCTACTATTGATTTCAAACGTATCTTTGAAAGTTTTCATAAAACTAATGAATTCTAAATGGTTAGATTCCCTTATTCTGGTATATTCAGAGAATAATTCTATAACTATGTCCATAATTTGGTCTTTATTTTCGatattaaatatattatTTCCAATTTGTAGCATACTTTCATCATTAAGCTCATCGATTCTGCAACTTATACCACTGGATATAATGGATGAATCAAAAGTTTTGCAAGTGGAAATAAAAATTATCTTTAGGTTTTCACGTATATTCATGTTGAATTTTTTGATAAAGATATCGAATGTCTTATGTTTGAaaccatccttttcatatatTTCCTCCAGAACCTTTGTATCAAATAAAAGCGTATAATCCCCCGTAAGTACCATATTCTTGATAATAAATAGATCAAAAGGAAGCTTTAAAGAAATAAAGTCCCAATTTATACAAATACAATATTTTGACATGACGATTCCAGCGTCCTTTATACGTTCACATAATTTTTCCATATCATCAACATAGATATATTTGTAAGTATCTTTTGAAACTGATTTACATATTAGTCTTTTCCCACTGCATGTTGGTCCAATTATTGACAAATGAGATGTTTTGGAATATAGGAATTTAGAAATTGTGGATATTGTTCCTTCCAGCGAATCATGGTAAATTATCGGATATTTAATATGTTCTGTGCAATAATTATAAGAACAGTCTTCGATTAAGCATATTGTTTTACTTTCTATCCATATTATTGGAGTTATTTCTGCAAGTCTAGAAGGAAGCAAAGCCATTGCAACAAATACAAATGTTATGTTCTCAACATGTACCTTGTTCCACTTGAATGATTTTTTatcaaagataaaaatgtaacCAAATTGAGAAATATGGCGAATTATCGGAAACAAACGATGCTTTATAACATGCGCATCTGCTTCTTCTATGTCCCTAAGAAATACCAAAAGTCTTTTCCCGGATTTTGGCAACAAGATGCTCCTCCCATCGTAATCATCAATATTACAATTCCTCATTAAATGTTTCATGAGCAATGAATTACTATATCCATCATGTATATTTATGGTAATCGTTTGGTGTTCATCTGACAAAATTTTTACCAAAGCTTCTTGGGAATTATTTCCACGCAGTATAAGTAGCTTGCAGTTCGCAATAAAGTTTCTAATAAGGTCTATTCTGCTACTCAGACCGAGTCTTTCCATGTATTCTAGTTCTATCTTGTAGTAATCAAAATCCACCATCCCTGAAATTTCCACAACTCTTTTACTAATTATTCCCACAAAGTCTTTAAAGTCATCATCCTTGAATTGCATGCCAAATGCGCTTACTAAAGAAAATATGAAAGTGTTGAAAGATTTATCTAGAGAGTCCATTAAGAATTTAAATAGGGGGAGTTGATTTCTATTGGATTCGGCTATGTCAAtgtatttttcaaaataattttcatcctttaaTACATATCTCAAACTTTGATCAACAGAATCAAAACGTATTACAGCACATCGTGATATGGTTGCTGCTGTAATATTTTCTAATGAATCAGTTTCAAATATAATGCGAATGTTATCCGTCAAGTTTATCCTGTCGCCACTAGAAAGCGTTAAAATTCTGCTGTCATCTAAAAGTGTGTTCAAATTTTCAATCCACTTGGAATCCAAGTTTCCATCAAATACAATGAAAACATGTTTATTCGTGTTGCAATAACTCCTTAAAATGCTCGAAAATAAACCATCGTATAGTTTTTTATCTCTGTGTTCATAGAGACTGTTTGCATCTGGATCAAACCTTACAATTTCGTAATCAATTCCACTTGAAGCTTTAATTAATTTTACAGCAATATCAAGTGCAGTGCTTTTCCCTGTCCAAGATTTACCTAAAAGTATAATTGCGGTGGAACACTTTTCCAATTGTAATATTTCAATTGCCTTTAGACTTATATACGAATCCTTAATTTCCAAAGGTTTAAAGTAAGATGTATATACATCATTTATTTGTAGGTTTTGCCGATACTCTGGAAAAATTCGTGAAAGAatatatttgaaaatagTCGTATCACCTTGATCTAACCTTGGACCAATTACAATTAATAAGACGTCTAAAATATTCCATTTAGGAGCATTATCAATGCACTTAAGATAgtttatatatttaaatattGATTTTATAGAGCGTAAACCAAAGTTATATTGTGGTCCTACCAACACTAAATTGCATGCGTCCAGAATAATTTTAAGTTTAAGTGATACATACTCGCTATCATCAAATCCACTGAGCATTAAATTTATTCTAATTATCTGGAAGATACTTACAGTTTCCATTACAAATGGATGGCACATTAAACGTGTATTTAAAGGCAGAACACTTCTGCTCAAATATCCTGGATTCATAGTCACGAAAATCGATGTTCTAGAATTCACCTTCACTTCTTTATTGGATATAACAAGGGtacacttttcatctgTTTGCGAGTGTATATGTGTAATTTTCTCAGTGATTGAGGATAATACTAATTCATCCAATCTATTGAATTCGTCAAAGACACCCCAATAACCTAATATGCATAACCCACTAAATATTCTTTCCATATCCAGAGTATCAAATGAATCACTGCAGTTAAAAACGAGAGATGTATATCCGCATAGGTTCGCTAAAGCTTTTATTGATTCAGTTTTTCCTGTTCCAGCGGGACCCTGTGGATTCCCAACAAGTCCAGACTCGAGTGCCATTGACATAGAAACAAAACAATTTTCCGTAATTGGCGTGATAATAAGGGCTTTTGTTGCTCCAATGTATTCAAATCCATACTCGTAAGACCGCATGCAAATCTTCAAATACAAACTACCGTTGTAATAATACCTTAAACATTTTAGCCATTCGAATGAACTTAATCCACATAATTTGAattcttttgttttatcTGCATGATATATTAACACAACAGTCAAATTGTGTATCTTTATTTGCATGCCGGGTTTTCTTGCGTGTGAAAGTATACATTCAgtgaaaaacaaaataaaaTGCCAAAACTCAGTGATTTCATTTTCGTTTCGaatttcttccatttttctAGTCCATAGAATAGATATTGATGCTACTTGAATCTGTGATGGAAACttcctcatccattttTCCAGTGAAGTATCTTCAAAGTCAATTCTCCCATAAAATTCTCGCAAATCATCTAGCGACTCATTTAATAGATATTTTAATGTGTTTTTTATCGATGAGTCGACTTCTTTGAGTATGTCTACTGGGTTTTTATCGGCAGAAGTAATTGATTCTCTAAAAAGTACATCTTCTCCATCGTGAGAAGAAATTCCAATAATGTTCTTATTTTCCGTAAGTACAAATTTAGATACACTTGGAAATATCTTAAATAGATAATTTTTAAGAGTTTCAATGTTTTTGCATCCAATAATATGCAATAATTCTTCGTCATTAATAAAAAAGAGTCTAGGAAATATGGATCTTGTATTATCTAAATACGTCTTTAACATATTCTCTACATCATTAATTTTAGTTAATAACAGCTCTATTTTTGTAATATGGACATGATCTATTTGGTTTAAGGAAACCAACAAGTCTACTATTTCTGAAAATTCCAAGGAAATTGAATGCATTTTTTCTACTCCAAGGGGTAGTTGAATTTGAACCTCATGGAATAGAAACAGAGTACTAATATACCCTAACTTTGCAAAAAATATGTTCAAAGTATCCAGAAATGtttttgtcattttaaatttatttATCCAACATGTTGAACTATCTGTAATTGATCTGTTGTGATTGGACTCTTTAACTATATTCAACGCCATGATATTCTCACATAAAAAATCATACAACGATtctatatttttcaaactATACATTCCAAGTTTATTGTCGTAAATCCACTCTAAACCAAGTTTAGACCACATTTTCTCAACTTCAGATATGTATCTATTTACAGAATGAATTTTCTTTCCATAATGAATTATTTCAATTATATCTGTCTTTTTTTCTCTATAAATATCAAGAAGGATCTGTATTGAGATTTCTACCGCGTTATTTGGATCCCTCCTATGTGTTAATATAAAATTGTAGAGTCTATCCTTAAAGTCAGTTTCACACATGCAGGACAAGATATCCATCTCATAAATTTCTTCTATCTCAGATAACTCTTTCGAAACAAGTTTTCTTATCTTTGGACAATTTTCAATTAACTCTCTTATTTCTTCTGTGCCTCTATAAGATGATATGTCCGATAACATTAGTCTTTGGATTTCTATAATGGCTTTCATCCCATGCGTAAACTCTAACTTGTAAGAAGTTATTTCAGAATATAGTTCATCCTTCTCAACGTGAGTATTATCCGTTGAGGATCTTATGTGAGTCAGTATTTCCTTTATAATGTTAATATCCCTAAGGAGCTTAACCTGCTGTAAATAACTAAATTCAAATTCTGAAATCTTTTCCACTAGAATATTAACATCCGAAAATATCTCAATTCTGGAAACAAAGATTTTCCATTCTGCATGTAACGTTTCTTTTTTCTCAACACAGATGCTGGCTGACTTTGATATCCACTGTAATAAAACGCATATATTCTCATTGGAGGCAAAAGAATTAGCCTCAGAGAATAGTCTTTCTATTATTCGATATAGAGAACTAGAATGGATCCAATTCCTTGAGAGTGCAAATCCAAgctttttaaaaattctcTCTACACTCATAACGTTATCCGCTTGACCTTTCCAATTCCCATAATTTACAATTGATTTATTTATGGAAGAAACGTACTCTAAGGTTTTGTTAATTGTTTCTTCCAGGAATTCTGAAGCAGGTATGTGTTCCAActcaatatttttaatagGTTTGTTTTGCATTACATTCAAACATTCTTCTATTAGCGCAATATCAAGTATAAATAAATCCTCTTGAACAGATTTGCCTTCATTAATTGATGCGAAATCCCTATTCTGCGGAATAAGAGAGCTTTTTGGTACCCTAAGCCCCAATGATTTTGAGCATGCAAGTAAGACATTTGCTAGAGTTTGAGATGAGTCAATAATAGAATTTTCAACCAATGTTTTGATGGAGTGTCTAAACTCGTTAACTCTTGCTACATATGAATTCTTTGGAACTCTTATAGATATGGGTCCAACCTTGACAATTTCATTGATACTTGCACACTCTTCAAAGAGTGAATTCGAATCTTCTATTATTTTAACATATTCCTTTACATCTAAAAAACTTAGAGAAACTGAGCCCACCCAATCTGATGCTAAAACACTCCAGAATTGTATCATTTCTTCAATTGAGAATAATAGTGTTTCAGCTACAATTATGCATTCAAGGAAACAAGAATTGACAACCATAGATTCTAAAAATGTTCCATATTCTTGAAAAACTGTCGGAtccaaaatatcaaataAACTATTGTACATGAGTGTTCTAATTGACGAAATACTTGGAGTGAGCTGATCATTGGAAATTAACAGCTCTGTGTTTATTGATTCATATACGGTCCCATTCTTCCACCGATAAAATTCGAGTTTGACGCTAAAAATTCAAAGCATGCAATATGCCACTAACCATGTTCTAAGAATTTCATTGAGCgattttgatatttcaTCTTTTACTAATTTAACAACTTCCGGGTCATTATTTAGatattttattcttgaaaaaTAAGAAATTGTAGAAGTTTCACACTTTGACTCTCGTAGTTCTAGGCTCTGAAACCTTTTTTGACATCCTACAATGTATTctgatattttaaaaaactCGTGTAGAGACGACACAAGTCGATCtaatttatcatcattggTAAAATCCTTTAATTTAACATCAATAAATTGCTTTAAATTATTGTATAGACTCTTGTTATAGTCATTCTCAAGAAGCAGAATGGCTCTTGGACATGAGATGCCTTGATTGAAGAgttcatatttttcattATCCAAAGCGTTACACGATTCAATTAAACAATCTAAAGAATTCAAATAAATCATTTTTTCTTCAGTTTCTTGGTCAACATCGTATTTATTTCCCATGAAAGGTTCCTTTAGTATCATAGATAATCCTTTAAGAGAGGGATTTATAGATAAAACAAAGGATCCATTCTGCAGTTGTttaatatccaaaattcgtTCATCAGAATAAAAATCAACTATGTTAGGTTCAAATTCAGTATATTTGGCATCGAGTACCATTTTCTGTAGGACTAACTGCAGTCCATGTAGTTCATTGTCCCTCGATATTGTTAGTAAATTTTTAATTACACTGAGTACAACCTGTAATTATCATGTATAATTTCTGTGAATACATACTGTCATTTTTTTCCTTAAGATAATAGTCGGTAAAAGTTCTTCAGAGCCTTTTGGGAATGGATAGCTAAAGTTGGAGATATAATTAGAAAGATCTATGGATTCTTTCACAACAGAGTCTATTACAGGATCAATGATTTTTTTAATATGACCATATGATTTGGATAATATCTTCATCTCTCTTGTAGAGTCTATAAATATAAGGATATCATCCATGCATTTTCCATCCAAATAGTTTTTTATAATGATTAAAAGTTTATTTTCCGAATTGGACAGTTCTGTTTCAAAAAAAGAAATTGACTTTGTAATAAGAGTTGCTCTATTAAAACTATGGGATGACTTAGAATATTCCGTTATAATTCCTGAGATAAATGAGATATACTTCGCCTTCAATTGGGTGGATAGTTCTACAAGAGATTTTTGGCAATCAAAATTCTCCAAAGATTCGGAAACTTTCGGTATTTCCTCATCCTTAGATATTTCAACGCCACTAGACAGATAGTTGATGAATACGGAAATATCCTGGTTGATATCATTTGTTCTAGATTGGCAGGATCTTATGGATTTTAACATATCCTTATAAACATTTATTGGCTCTAACAGGGTTGTAAGTGGGAAGCATAAATTAGAGTCGTCCACCCGTTTCAAGTGCACTTCAAACCTCTTTAACTTACCAACAAAATCATAAAAAACCTTTAGAATGtcttttaatattttattcTCCATTGAATCACCAACGTTTGATAGCTCAACAGAGACAACTCGGCTGAACGCCTTTATAATTTCCATAATTAGACTGGTCACGAATTCTGTGAAATGTTTGTATGATTTTAATATCATCGCCTTTTCCATATGGAGGAACATTTGGTCCAGTGTAGCCTTCAATGATCTGACACCTTCCAAATGCAGTAATTTTTCGATTGGTAAACTACATAGAAAGTTGTTTATTTTTGTTACTTTTGTTAATGTTTCATTTACCACTGATACCGAGTCACAAAAACAATATATTGTCTCTACAGAGAAGCCATTATACTCCAACATCTTTAATGTGTTGGTAAAATTTTCTGATTCTACCTTAATCTTTAAATCTACCAACACAAGTTTGTACGTTTTCCAAAAATCAATTTCATCACACAAGTCCATATCGCTATTAAATGAGGAAATTGTATCAGAAATATGTTCCCTCACTCTAGTGTTCATGTATTTAAATTCGGACTCTTGATAGAACGAATCTGTTGAATCACTGTCCGTATCACTAGAGGAGCTGCTTCCAGAACTTTCTGTTTCTGAGGATGTAAAGCTTGATTCTGACTCTCCATTCACTTTGGAGTACGCACTTAGTATCCTAACGATCTCCAACGACCACTCTGTAATGTTTACCCTGATTTCATTAAGTTGTGCTTCATCTAGTTGCATCTTGTACTCTTTTAGAGTTCCAGATGCATCAAAAAGGGATGAGAGGGTATTAGATATAACAAAGTTCGCTTTTTCAACTGAGGATTTAGAGGGGAATGACTCTAGTGACTTTGATGCTTCCCTTAATTTCTGAAGAATATCATTTATTTGACTTCGTTTGGGATCATTTTGTTCAAGAGTATTGAGTTGTTGCATGATTAGCGGTGTGATAATATCATGTATATACGAATATGAGATCGAGTTTATGGATGCTCCTCTCTTCCACATGAATGGTATCAGCATCAGGTCTCCattttgagatttttcTGGGTCATATCCGCACTTTATGAATATGACAAAACTATCAGAGTCTAAAATATCGGAATTCCACCCCAAATTTGTCGCAATCTCCTCCTTTGTAGAATTGTGCTTGACAAAAATCAAAGGCTCGCTGTTGCAGTTGCCGAGAAACTCATCAataaccttttcatccagcacattttcatcatttatgCCGAAAAAACAAGATGCTATAAGAGCGACATCGGCCTTATTCTTGGAGGATTCCAAGTCAACCGGAGCAGGATCCATGCCTAATGCATACAATAACTAGAATTTGCCATGAATTTAGGCTACCCTGTTGACAAACAGTTGAATATAGGACTGGATACAACTTTTActtaaaatttttagaCAGTGAAGATACTGGAGGCCATGGGATAGGAAGGAAATTTCTTCGTTCCTCAAGGGAGACTAAAACTGGCACACAAAACTCTTGGTTTGACGGATTTGGCGAATGTGTTTGCCAAAGCTCAAAATTTGACCACAACTAGGAGATACGACTAGGATCGATCAGTTTCCAGGTTACATTTATGGTCTTACACTTAAATTGACACAAACAGaaataaaatttataaaaagaAATTACATTCGCGAAATTGAGTTGATGTGTTTTCTGAGTGGCGAGTTTAGGGTTTAAATCCTCGGCACCATAGCACTTTGCAAAGTCGTCACTTCTTTGGATTATCTGGACGATTTCTGGTAAAACATCAGCTTAGATGAATCTCTATCTGTTTTTGCCTGTATAGCTCCATAATAGGCCTTTATGGAGTCATGTGCCACCAGGAACAGCAAGAGGCCATACCAGTCAACCATGGCTCCTCTAGTCGACGATTTTGAGTCGCTTTCAAAGAAACGCAAGAAACTCTTTGGTAGCATCAACAACGAACTGGACTCACTCATCCAATTGCTACAGGTTCGCTCAAGTTTGAACGcacattttaatttcaGGATCTTGACAAAAAACTGGACGCTGAAGAATCAAATGATGCTGTAAATGTAGACGAAGATGTCAAATCTGTCGGTATTGATCATGGAAGCACGTCCAGCAGTGCTCTTGATGTGAAGAATGGATCACCCAGTGACTGCGGAATTATTCTAAAGGAGCTTGCATCTACGGTAAAGTCACTAGACATACACAAGAAAATAAATAAGCGTATCAAGGAGTTCAATAGTGAATTTTCTACTGCAAAAAGGAATGTTTTTGGCCAGCCTGCTTCCGACAGGTTGGAGACTTTGGCGCCGATAAAGCTCGATGAGAAGCTTGTATGTCGAATGATCGGGATGCACTTGCTTCATTATGGCCTATTTGATGTCTATGAACAACTAAAGTTGGAGTCCATCAAACTTTGGGGTGATGACAACAAGGCTATTGTAGGATCTGTAACTGTAGAAGCgtacaaaattttacaCAGATTTCTGGATAATATTAAAAACTGCAACATTGACCCAGCCATTGAATGGATTGAGAGTCAGTATGATAAATCTACACTACACACTGAACGATTTAATGAGTTGCTCATTAATCTTTATAAAATCCAGTTTTGCAATACAAAGGAATGTGGTATGCAAAAGGTTATAAACAAGGTAAAAAGCACTGGGATAACaaaaatctggaaagtCCACAATGAAGAGATTGGTAAATTAATGACCCAAATTGTGCTGGGAGAACCTACCCCCGCTGATTTTGAACTTGTTAAGACCAAGACCACCAAGCTTTTTACACGGGTATTTTGTGAAGCTGGTGTACTAGTAAAGAGACCACCTGGTTATATACATATCCGggaagaaaatgaactCCTAGAACCTGGAATTCATACACTAGAGCCAGAGTCTGAACTTGTACAGGAGCCCACAAGAGATGTGTCCAGCAAATTCATCTATAGACGATGGAttaatgaagaaaaggatcAGAACATTTATGCCTCTAAGCAACCGTCTAGTTCATGGCTTGATGCTCTTTCAGCTATTTCACGGAAACC encodes the following:
- a CDS encoding conserved hypothetical protein (encoded by transcript BEWA_039570A), yielding MDPAPVDLESSKNKADVALIASCFFGINDENVLDEKVIDEFLGNCNSEPLIFVKHNSTKEEIATNLGWNSDILDSDSFVIFIKCGYDPEKSQNGDLMLIPFMWKRGASINSISYSYIHDIITPLIMQQLNTLEQNDPKRSQINDILQKLREASKSLESFPSKSSVEKANFVISNTLSSLFDASGTLKEYKMQLDEAQLNEIRVNITEWSLEIVRILSAYSKVNGESESSFTSSETESSGSSSSSDTDSDSTDSFYQESEFKYMNTRVREHISDTISSFNSDMDLCDEIDFWKTYKLVLVDLKIKVESENFTNTLKMLEYNGFSVETIYCFCDSVSVVNETLTKVTKINNFLCSLPIEKLLHLEGVRSLKATLDQMFLHMEKAMILKSYKHFTEFVTSLIMEIIKAFSRVVSVELSNVGDSMENKILKDILKVFYDFVGKLKRFEVHLKRVDDSNLCFPLTTLLEPINVYKDMLKSIRSCQSRTNDINQDISVFINYLSSGVEISKDEEIPKVSESLENFDCQKSLVELSTQLKAKYISFISGIITEYSKSSHSFNRATLITKSISFFETELSNSENKLLIIIKNYLDGKCMDDILIFIDSTREMKILSKSYGHIKKIIDPVIDSVVKESIDLSNYISNFSYPFPKGSEELLPTIILRKKMTVVLSVIKNLLTISRDNELHGLQLVLQKMVLDAKYTEFEPNIVDFYSDERILDIKQLQNGSFVLSINPSLKGLSMILKEPFMGNKYDVDQETEEKMIYLNSLDCLIESCNALDNEKYELFNQGISCPRAILLLENDYNKSLYNNLKQFIDVKLKDFTNDDKLDRLVSSLHEFFKISEYIVGCQKRFQSLELRESKCETSTISYFSRIKYLNNDPEVVKLVKDEISKSLNEILRTCVKLEFYRWKNGTVYESINTELLISNDQLTPSISSIRTLMYNSLFDILDPTVFQEYGTFLESMVVNSCFLECIIVAETLLFSIEEMIQFWSVLASDWVGSVSLSFLDVKEYVKIIEDSNSLFEECASINEIVKVGPISIRVPKNSYVARVNEFRHSIKTLVENSIIDSSQTLANVLLACSKSLGLRVPKSSLIPQNRDFASINEGKSVQEDLFILDIALIEECLNVMQNKPIKNIELEHIPASEFLEETINKTLEYVSSINKSIVNYGNWKGQADNVMSVERIFKKLGFALSRNWIHSSSLYRIIERLFSEANSFASNENICVLLQWISKSASICVEKKETLHAEWKIFVSRIEIFSDVNILVEKISEFEFSYLQQVKLLRDINIIKEILTHIRSSTDNTHVEKDELYSEITSYKLEFTHGMKAIIEIQRLMLSDISSYRGTEEIRELIENCPKIRKLVSKELSEIEEIYEMDILSCMCETDFKDRLYNFILTHRRDPNNAVEISIQILLDIYREKKTDIIEIIHYGKKIHSVNRYISEVEKMWSKLGLEWIYDNKLGMYSLKNIESLYDFLCENIMALNIVKESNHNRSITDSSTCWINKFKMTKTFLDTLNIFFAKLGYISTLFLFHEVQIQLPLGVEKMHSISLEFSEIVDLLVSLNQIDHVHITKIELLLTKINDVENMLKTYLDNTRSIFPRLFFINDEELLHIIGCKNIETLKNYLFKIFPSVSKFVLTENKNIIGISSHDGEDVLFRESITSADKNPVDILKEVDSSIKNTLKYLLNESLDDLREFYGRIDFEDTSLEKWMRKFPSQIQVASISILWTRKMEEIRNENEITEFWHFILFFTECILSHARKPGMQIKIHNLTVVLIYHADKTKEFKLCGLSSFEWLKCLRYYYNGSLYLKICMRSYEYGFEYIGATKALIITPITENCFVSMSMALESGLVGNPQGPAGTGKTESIKALANLCGYTSLVFNCSDSFDTLDMERIFSGLCILGYWGVFDEFNRLDELVLSSITEKITHIHSQTDEKCTLVISNKEVKVNSRTSIFVTMNPGYLSRSVLPLNTRLMCHPFVMETVSIFQIIRINLMLSGFDDSEYVSLKLKIILDACNLVLVGPQYNFGLRSIKSIFKYINYLKCIDNAPKWNILDVLLIVIGPRLDQGDTTIFKYILSRIFPEYRQNLQINDVYTSYFKPLEIKDSYISLKAIEILQLEKCSTAIILLGKSWTGKSTALDIAVKLIKASSGIDYEIVRFDPDANSLYEHRDKKLYDGLFSSILRSYCNTNKHVFIVFDGNLDSKWIENLNTLLDDSRILTLSSGDRINLTDNIRIIFETDSLENITAATISRCAVIRFDSVDQSLRYVLKDENYFEKYIDIAESNRNQLPLFKFLMDSLDKSFNTFIFSLVSAFGMQFKDDDFKDFVGIISKRVVEISGMVDFDYYKIELEYMERLGLSSRIDLIRNFIANCKLLILRGNNSQEALVKILSDEHQTITINIHDGYSNSLLMKHLMRNCNIDDYDGRSILLPKSGKRLLVFLRDIEEADAHVIKHRLFPIIRHISQFGYIFIFDKKSFKWNKVHVENITFVFVAMALLPSRLAEITPIIWIESKTICLIEDCSYNYCTEHIKYPIIYHDSLEGTISTISKFLYSKTSHLSIIGPTCSGKRLICKSVSKDTYKYIYVDDMEKLCERIKDAGIVMSKYCICINWDFISLKLPFDLFIIKNMVLTGDYTLLFDTKVLEEIYEKDGFKHKTFDIFIKKFNMNIRENLKIIFISTCKTFDSSIISSGISCRIDELNDESMLQIGNNIFNIENKDQIMDIVIELFSEYTRIRESNHLEFISFMKTFKDTFEINSSENIKRLEHLDSGIKKIKESKVSVNDMGKLLDKRKRHLKSKSDEAEIKMRLIVEKQSTCEDSKKRAIELSKILENEKHELNRRKREIKAQLDEVLPLLESAKKDVENINKKSLDELRSMTNPPSIIKYTIKVIAMLLSDHTNDISWEDARRIIKNSDFITKIIEFNIENVSKNKYKMMTEATSKEEWNIERIFKASKAAGPLAKWVNSLISSCKISISVNPLKKEIKEIKRNYLKNEQALKDQNLVVSDMETEIEGYKKDYAELILSVSSITSEIEVIESKLSRSKEMLDNLSNEIIRWEKFLEELDKHSKFILGDSLLEASTVLLVKLDKSEGDLLVNLITNMLNNRGIIYSFDFDKVNIERTAIEKNMRYRHCVILDSPEFLCKDIVGKDSVVISACDPSFTAALRSVKQFGGEIVITNIHCSSAQVKGLILSEFEERADSTENIQFYIYLICPSSSIVLSEHKTEDDYLLFCIYNRAIVINMKLSVPYFELFCRDRIVEYLNRDLYLRHRDYESKMAELSKSMNCLENQLLDFLVNVDDLLDHNSLSFLENHKITVNKLENELYSLSNANEVFFSVMESYKEYTGLLSDIYSSISKIKDLNSLYAFDINIIFHAMRESYKEDDINSTIFTIYKWIEQAMFMDDKSHWELEMLNLYTKYNPKTEEKANFELKDKDSLFGTICETFPNAKTKFDFKVFNYYDTIFILIDAVEDSFTLINSFSRELEKELKVYAMGSISELDRIEQNVEEALSNENFVLVKNTHLFPFWTKTLESKFVNKHKSKLFLEWDLSVSLPTSILSKCCIIVHQGSNELKNILINLLLSYKVQNCQSKLVRFLSTRTILLHAISIYRQSIYHGWTKNYNFDNNDIKIAIKETFTLTKIMENTVESSDLSNVINEWKKRTFNIYSSKISNSLDLCILDEIIDFTDSSIYPFGVPEDDIEEWISKMPEKTTPSMVGLTTWPQLSKEVNNEKGDYDNEQLYSERPYYESSCKIFERCLSRELTSGYRNKNHKLACETLYTFVTNGKSIKINFDHFTSPEVLMEALKFAISERNNCNIHDLLLYSTINSTKYLEIPLKRTSETMRLDNIKILNGFYDCDENTIRTDEGNQSVSLIFAWVLEVKDQKSENNHIKPVELPLYNSAG